GGCTGGTGACCAGCAATTCCATGGCCGCCGGCAATGCACCAGAGGGCGCCGCCGGCATGGTGGAGACCAATGTGAACATCGCCGCCGTGACCATGAACGGAGATGCCATCACCTCCTGCGTGATCGACGCCGTGCAGGCCCAGGTCAGCTTTGACGGCCAGGGACAGCTCCTCACGGATCTCTCCGCCCCGGTGCCCAGCAAGAATGACCGGGGAGCGGACTACGGCATGGGCGCCGTCAGCAGCATCGGCAAGGAGTGGAATGAACAGGCGGCGGCCTTTGCCGCCTATGTCACCGGCAAGACCCTGGACGAGGTGGCGGGCATCGCGGTGGATGAGGCCACCAAGCCCGCAGAGGCGGACCTGGCCTCCAGCGTCACCATCTCCATCGGCGGCTTCCAGGCCCTGCTGGAAAAACTCCGGTGAGGCTCCGGCTGCTGTCCCTGCTGCTCCCCTGCCTCCTTCTGACCGCCTGCGCCGCTCCGGAGGAGGTGGAGACGAGGCCCAAGCAATATCAGGCGACCTTTCTGGACGTGTTCGATACAGTGACCACGGTCATGGGCTATGCGGAGAGCCAGGAGGTCTTTACAGAGACGGCGGAGATGGCTCACGATCTGCTGCTGGAATACCACCAGCTCTACGACATTTACAACGACTATGAGGGGATCCACAACCTCAAGACCGTCAATGACCAGGCGGGGATCGCCCCGGTGACGGTGGATGCGCGGATCCTGGATCTGCTGCTCCTGTGCCGGGACCTGTATGCGGACAGCGGCGGCAAGGTGAATGCCGCCATGGGGAGCGTCCTTCTGCTGTGGCACGAGGCCCGTGAGGCGTCCGTCAACGACCCGGAGCATGCCTATCTCCCAGAGGAGGATGCTATCCAGGCCGCGTTGGAGCATACCTCCTTTGACAATGTCGTGCTGGATGAAGCGGCCTCCACGGTGTATCTGACGGACCCGGCACAGCGCCTGGACGTGGGGGCTGTCGCCAAGGGGTACGCCGCCGGTGCCGTGGCCGCCGCACTGCCGACGGGCATGGTACTGAGTTTGGGCGGCAACGTCTGCGTTACGGGCCCCAAACCCGACGGCAGCCCCTGGGTGATCGGCGTCCAGAACCCTGATGGGGACGACACGGAGTATGTCCAGCGCCTGGATATCACCAGCGGCGCGGTGGTCACCAGCGGGGACTATCAACGGTATTACACGGTGGACGGCGTCGCCTACCACCATATCATAGACCCGGATACCGGCTGGCCCGCCCGGCATTACCGGTCCGTGACGGTCATCTGCGCGGACTCGGGGCTGGCAGACGCCCTCTCCACGGCGGCATTCATCATGGATGAGGAGAGCGGCCGGATCCTGCTGGAGACGTATGGCGCAGAGGCGTTGTGGGTCTACGCAGACGGCTCCGCCTCCTGGACGGGGGGCTGTGACGCCTATTTTCATTCATAAACGGAACATGAGGAGAGGTGAGATCATATGCTGCGAAAGCAAACCTTCTGGGGTGGCGTCCACCCCGCGGGGCGCAAGGAGCTGTCCAGCGGAGCACCGCTGGAGGACTGCCCGCCGCCGCGGGAGGTGGTCATTCCGCTGCTCCAGCATATCGGAAAGCCCTGCACGCCCCTGGTAAAGGCCGGGGACCATGTGGACATGGGGCAGAAGATCGGTGACGGCGAGGGACTGTGCGTCCCTGTTCACGCCTCGGTGTCAGGCACCGTGAAGGCCGTGGAGCCCCGGAGCCACCCCAGCGGCCAGCCCCATCTGGCTGTGGTGATCGAGAACGACTTTCAGAACACCTACCACAGCGCGGTCCCGCCCTGCGCCGACACGGATGCCCTGGACGCCGACGCCTTGATCCGCCGCATTCGGGAGGCCGGGCTGGTGGGCATGGGCGGCGCCACGTTCCCCACCGATATCAAGGCGAACATCGGGAAGGTGGAGACCCTGATCGCCAACGCCTGTGAGTGTGAGCCCTATATCACGGCGGATGACGCCCTACTCTGCACGGATGCGGACCAGGCGATTCGCGGACTGCGGCTGCTGCGGCAGCTGCTGAAGCCCCGGCGGACAGTGATCGCCATTGAGGACAACAAGGAGCGGGCCGTTTCGATCCTGACGGACAAGCTGAAGCAGCAGGACGAGGTGGAACTGGTCGTGCTGCCCACCCGCTACCCCCAGGGGGCGGAGAAGCAGCTCATCCAGGCAGTCACCGGCCGCCAGGTCCCCTCCGGCGGATTTCCCAAGGATGTGGGGTGTGCGGTCTTCAACATCGCCACCTGCGCCAGCGTATGCCGGGCCGTGGCGGACGGGGAGCCCATCCTCCGCCGGATCGTCACGATCACCGGCCACGGGATCAAGGAGCCGAAAAACCTGATCGTCCCCATCGGGACGCCTTTCGCCCACGCTATCGAGGCGGCGGGCGGCCTGCAGGGGGATGTGTGGAAGGTCATCGCCGGAGGCCCCATGATGGGCCGTTCCCAGGCGGATCTCTCCACGCCGGTAATCAAGGGCACCAACGCCATTGTGGCGCTGACCAGCGCCGATGACCTGGAGTCTCCCCACCCCTCCTGCATCCGCTGCGGCAGGTGCGTGTCCGTCTGCCCGATGGGGCTCCAGCCGCTGTACCTCTATCGCTTCTCCCGCTGCCGGGATGTGGGAATGCTTCGGCAATACAGCATTCTGGACTGCGTGGAGTGCGGCTGCTGCGCCTACACTTGCCCGGGGAAGCTGCCCATCGTGGCGGCGATCCGGGAGGGAAAACAGCGGGTAAGGGAGGAACCATCATGAGGTTTGCCATGTCTTCATCCCCGCATATCCGCTGCGGCGACAACACCCGGCGGATCATGCTGGACGTTTTGATCGCGCTGCTGCCCACCCTCCTGGCGGGAACGATCTTCTTCGGGCTCCGCTGCCTGCTGCTTGCGGCGGTATCCATTGCGGCCGCAGGATTGGCCGAGGCGCTCTGGAACAAGCTTACCCGCCGGTACCAGACCGTGGAAGATCTCTCGGCCGCCGTCACGGGGCTGCTGCTGGCGCTGACGCTCCCGGCCACCGTGCCCTATTGGATGGCGGCGGTGGGTGCGGTGTTTGCCGTCATTGTAGTGAAGGCTGCCTTCGGTGGCCTGGGCCAGAACATTTTCAATCCCGCGCTAGCGGCCCGCGCCCTGCTGCTGTTGCTGTTTCCCGCGTCCATGACCCGTTTCGCGGCCCCTGGGGCATCCGTTCCCCTGGACCTGGGCTCCGCAGACGTGGTCACAGCCGCCACGCCCCTCCACAGCATGGTGATGCCCGCGCTGCCGGACGTCCCGCTTTCGGAGATGTTCCTGGGCAGCATCGGTGGGTGTATCGGTGAGGTCTCCGCGCTGGCGCTGCTGATCGGGGGCGGATATCTGGTGGTCCGCGGGGTCATCAAGCTGCGGATCCCCGTCAGCTATCTCGGAACGATGGCGGTCCTGAGCTTCGCCTTCGCACCGATGGAACCGCTTCGGTGGATGCTGTACAGTCTTCTGGGCGGCGGGGTCCTGCTGGGGGCCCTCTTCATGGCATCGGACTACGCCACCTCCCCCGCCACGCCCGGCGGGCAGGTGCTCTATGGGATCGGCTGCGGCGTGCTGACCGTGCTCTTCCGCTCCGTCGGTCTCTACCCGGAGGGCGTCACCTACGCGATTTTACTGATGAATGCCGCGTCCTGGCTGCTGGAGCGCTTCACGCCCACCCGCCTGTTCGGCGCGCCGCAACGGAAAGGAGGCCTTCGATGAAGGCAAAAGAGCTGCTTGTCAGTGCCGGTTCCCTGCTGCTTGCCGGCCTGATCCTGGTAGTGGCTGGGAATGCCGTGGCTCCCGCCGCGGCCGCAAACGCCGCAGCGGAGCAACAGGAGATGATGGAGACCCTGCTTCCCGGAAGCACGGTCTTCACCCCGGAAGAGGACACGGGGACCGATGCCAATATTACGGCCGTCTGGAAAGGGGAAGGCGGCTGGATCATAGAGACCACTGTGGACGGCTATGCCGGCCCCATCCGCCAGTGGACCGGTGTGGACAGCAATGGCCATGTAACAGGTCTGGTGGTCCGGGACATGGAGGAGACCTTCGGCCTGGGCCGGAACGCATTGACGGACATTGATTTTCTGGTGCAGTTCGTCGGCACCTCCGGAGAGGCGGAGGTGGGCGGTGGTGTGGACGCGATCACCGGCGCCACCGTCACCTCGCGGGCGGTTGCCCGTGGCGTCAGTTCCGCCTGCGCGTATGTCACCGGTGCAGATGTCAGCACGTCTGCGACAGAGTGGGGAGGTTGATGCTGCTTGAAAAAGATCATTGTATCGCCGCTGTGCACGGCGTCCATCTGCCTTTCCGTGACCTTGCTGGCAGCGGGTCTTGCCGCCCAGATTGCAGCGGCGCTGGTCCCCAACATCATCCTGCCCGCGCTGGACATTCCCACGCTGGCGGCCCTCTCTCTCCTCGCGCTGGTCCTGGAGGTGATCCTCTTTGGGGAGAACCACCGGTTTTGGGCAACCTCGCTGATCGTGGGCACTGTGGCGTTCGGCGTGCTCTCTCTGTGCGCCGGCAGTGTGCCGACGGTGCTGGACGCGCTGCGGGTCGGGATCCTGGGCGGCGCTGTGTTCCTGATCTGTGAGGTACTGCTCCACTCCATCCTGGACCGGATCTCCTCCGGTGCCGCGGGCAAGTACCCCAGGAGCATGGCTGTGGTGTCCGCGCTGCTGCTGTGGCTTGCTGCACAGATTCTGATGAGTATTGGGATTTAAAACTGCGGTCGGGGTTCCCATACGGCAGGGCAGCGAGCTGCGTGGATCGGTTCGCCGGTACAGTCCAGCTGTTCTGCAAGCCCGGACTATCCGTTCCGGTACCGGTTGTATGCGGAGCACCGGAAGGCCGAAGCCGCCTGAAAAACCCTCCATCGCTAAAAAACAAGGGCCTCCGGCAAGATGCCGGAGGCCTTTTTCATATCCCCGAGAACTGCCGTGAGCTGTGAAAACATCGGACCGCAGCGAAGGATTGGGCGGCAACGTGATCCCGCAAGCTGTGTGTTCTTGTCAATACCGTTGCAAACGCGGCTTTGACGCAAGCCGTTTCAGCTGCCGGCAGGCATTTGGGGATGGTAGTCCATTTTCCCGTGGAGACCCCACCGAGTCTTCCGCACCTCTGTCCCATTTACACAGGGATCACCGGCAAGCAGGGATTTCAATGCGCCTCCCCGGGTGGGGAAGGTCTCAGTGCTCCAGCAGGGTGAGTCGTTTCAGAATATGTCCGATGTCCGCAGGGATGCAGACAGACCGCCCCCGAATCTCCGGGGGAATATAGGACTCCTTCTGATTGATACAGGCATAGGCAGCGCTCCGGTTCTCCAGGGTCATCTTCCAGAAGGGATACTTGATGATGCCCGGGGTGTTGCCGCCCACCCCCAGCTCCAGGAACAGCAGCCGCCGTCCCCTGTGCCGCCGTAGGAAGTCCTCGTACCGCCGGGCGGCGGCATACCAGCCCGCATCCTGGACGAAGGTATCGTCGCACCGCAGGTTCATGGCCA
This DNA window, taken from Dysosmobacter welbionis, encodes the following:
- a CDS encoding FAD:protein FMN transferase; the protein is MRLRLLSLLLPCLLLTACAAPEEVETRPKQYQATFLDVFDTVTTVMGYAESQEVFTETAEMAHDLLLEYHQLYDIYNDYEGIHNLKTVNDQAGIAPVTVDARILDLLLLCRDLYADSGGKVNAAMGSVLLLWHEAREASVNDPEHAYLPEEDAIQAALEHTSFDNVVLDEAASTVYLTDPAQRLDVGAVAKGYAAGAVAAALPTGMVLSLGGNVCVTGPKPDGSPWVIGVQNPDGDDTEYVQRLDITSGAVVTSGDYQRYYTVDGVAYHHIIDPDTGWPARHYRSVTVICADSGLADALSTAAFIMDEESGRILLETYGAEALWVYADGSASWTGGCDAYFHS
- the rsxC gene encoding electron transport complex subunit RsxC yields the protein MLRKQTFWGGVHPAGRKELSSGAPLEDCPPPREVVIPLLQHIGKPCTPLVKAGDHVDMGQKIGDGEGLCVPVHASVSGTVKAVEPRSHPSGQPHLAVVIENDFQNTYHSAVPPCADTDALDADALIRRIREAGLVGMGGATFPTDIKANIGKVETLIANACECEPYITADDALLCTDADQAIRGLRLLRQLLKPRRTVIAIEDNKERAVSILTDKLKQQDEVELVVLPTRYPQGAEKQLIQAVTGRQVPSGGFPKDVGCAVFNIATCASVCRAVADGEPILRRIVTITGHGIKEPKNLIVPIGTPFAHAIEAAGGLQGDVWKVIAGGPMMGRSQADLSTPVIKGTNAIVALTSADDLESPHPSCIRCGRCVSVCPMGLQPLYLYRFSRCRDVGMLRQYSILDCVECGCCAYTCPGKLPIVAAIREGKQRVREEPS
- a CDS encoding RnfABCDGE type electron transport complex subunit D, with protein sequence MSSSPHIRCGDNTRRIMLDVLIALLPTLLAGTIFFGLRCLLLAAVSIAAAGLAEALWNKLTRRYQTVEDLSAAVTGLLLALTLPATVPYWMAAVGAVFAVIVVKAAFGGLGQNIFNPALAARALLLLLFPASMTRFAAPGASVPLDLGSADVVTAATPLHSMVMPALPDVPLSEMFLGSIGGCIGEVSALALLIGGGYLVVRGVIKLRIPVSYLGTMAVLSFAFAPMEPLRWMLYSLLGGGVLLGALFMASDYATSPATPGGQVLYGIGCGVLTVLFRSVGLYPEGVTYAILLMNAASWLLERFTPTRLFGAPQRKGGLR
- a CDS encoding FMN-binding protein, translated to MKAKELLVSAGSLLLAGLILVVAGNAVAPAAAANAAAEQQEMMETLLPGSTVFTPEEDTGTDANITAVWKGEGGWIIETTVDGYAGPIRQWTGVDSNGHVTGLVVRDMEETFGLGRNALTDIDFLVQFVGTSGEAEVGGGVDAITGATVTSRAVARGVSSACAYVTGADVSTSATEWGG